From Microtus ochrogaster isolate Prairie Vole_2 unplaced genomic scaffold, MicOch1.0 UNK109, whole genome shotgun sequence:
NNNNNNNNNNNNNNNNNNNNNNNNNNNNNNNNNNNNNNNNNNNNNNNNNNNNNNNNNNNNNNNNNNNNNNNNNNNNNNNNNNNNNNNNNNNNNNNNNNNNNNNNNNNNNNNNNNNNNNNNNNNNNNNNNNNNNNNNNNNNNNNNNNNNNNNNNNNNNNNNNNNNNNNNNNNNNNNNNNNNNNNNNNNNNNNNNNNNNNNNNNNNNNNNNNNNNNNNNNNNNNNNNNNNNNNNNNNNNNNNNNNNNNNNNNNNNNNNNNNNNNNNNNNaaaaaaaaaaaaaagttttgcagggctgggcggtggtggcgcatgcctttaatctcagcactcgggaggcagaggcaggtggatctctgtgagttcgaggccatcctggtctacaagagctagtgctaggataggttccaaagctatagagaaaccctgtctcgaaaaaaaaaaaaaagagatttgcaGGTACATGTTATTATGCGAGTACGGGTACATGGGCTACAGGATTTCAGCCttcagtcctcaccttccaccctgAGACACGGTTTCTTGTCTGTGGTTTATGCAGGAGTGGCTAGCCCAAAGCTGCAGAAGGTCCTCCTGACTCTCAGCTCACTATAGAAGAATTAGATTTGAGTGCTACAGTGCCCAGAGTGAAATGGGTTCAGGGTATCCAAACTCAGGTATTTACGATTATTTGCCAAGTGCTTTTCCTattgggtcatctctccagccttcttccATTATAATTTTTGTGGTTTCTAGGGATTGAGCCTACGGCCCAATCCTGTGCTAGGTAACTAGGTAACACTGGTCACAACTCCCCCATTCAGTTATATCCGCAACCCACTTGCTTCACCTTTAAACCCTTTCTAGGCCCAAGTCTGGGAACCCAACCCAGCTACAGTTAGCTCGGTGGCTGAGCCTACACTCCAGTCTTCCCAAGAGCACGCTGTAACTACTGGGCTTCCGTGATACACGCAACAGATTCGATTCATGCCACACTGTAGTCCAATGTGCGTTCCTGTGCCCACGTACTTGTGCCCTTTCCTCCTGCTCCTATCCAAGCACACACAGAATCACACAAGAAAGCAGAGGCCGTGGGAAGCCCGGCACCAACACAACTCGAtacttttattgtacaggacaaGGAGGATTCACTTCTTGGCTCTCCATTTACAGTCCTCTAGGCTGAGGGAACATGTGTTTTCTTACAAGGCTCTGACAACAGGTCCATGCCCAGACAAGAGCCATACGAACCAGCAGCAACCTCAGCCACACGGagcctggatgtgtgtgtgcaaaggaaTTGATGGGTGAGAGTCCACTTCGATTACTTGGGTGTGACCCTGAAGACCCGGATGTGGATGGCTGAGTTGTTCCGGATCCTGGTCAGTGGCTCTCGGGAGTCAGTCTCTGGTTCCAGCTCATCCACCAGCTCCACGGTGGAGGTATTGGCAGCCACCTGGAGGGACCCAAAACTGCCTGCCTGCAGCTGCAGAGCGATGTTGATGGCGCGGTTAATGGCCAGGCCCAAGCCGTGGATGTAAATCTCAGCGCATGCGTTCTGCCCTCTACTGCCTCCGTCCAGCAGCTTTTGGCAGCGGGCTAGCTGGGCCTTAAAGTCAGTCTTCATGTTGACATAAATGTCATTGGGCCTCCGGGGCAGGCGGTGAGGAAGTCGTTTCCGAAGGGTGTACTCCACGGGGTCCAGCTCGGCCTCGATGGCACCACGGGGTTCTCTGTTTTCCGCCATGCTTTCGGCCCTGGCATGGAGAAGGAACAGGATTCAGGGAGAATGAATGACAGGAgaaccctttcctgcccagctTCCTAAGGGTGCAACCAGAAGGGGGCGCCCTCGACGACCCTCTGCCTCCCCGGCCTCTCGATCCCCTCCACTTCCGTTCTCTCCACTCCCGGTTTTAATTCGCTCGTCACGTGGTTCCCCACTCCCGGCATCTCCGCGCCTACCTTCTCCGTTCCACGGTGCCCTTTCACTCGCATGCGGCTCGCCGCGCCGCCGCCCGCGACCCTcagaaaaaacaatgaagaagagATCGGAACAGGAAAGCCGGAGAAGCGCGCCGACGAGAGCGACGCACTGCGCATGCGCACCCCCGTCCCCAAGCCGGAACCGGTCGGCTCGTAGCCTTCCCGGCCTCCGTTCTCCTGCCCACGCCATTCCTCGCGCGCATGCGCAGGGGTGCTTCCGTCTCGCGAGATTTCCGGACTCATGAGGGCGGGGCCAGCTGCCGGAGGTGGGGCTAAGAGGGGCGTGGGCCGAGGTCCCCGGTTGTCCTCCTCTCCGCTGGGCGGGACTCGAGGACGCCGGCGGGGTTCAGTTCTGGAGACTGGAAGGATTAGAAAAGGGGGGTTCGGGTCAGTGTAGGAGCTGCGGTCGCCAGGGGCCGGGAGGCAAGGCTGGAATTCATGTCTGTCGCACGTCTGAGCCGCGGAACGGACAGCTGCCCTCCTTCCCCAGGTCCTAGCAGCCCCGGACGCAGAGAGAGCGAAGGGCTCGAGAGAAGACCGGATGTCCACCTTGGCCTCCTCCCTCTGCAGGGGACCCACACTAGGTGCCTAGCGTTGCACCTTCCCGCCACACCACCGCAGCACGCCGGCTGCTACCCGCCACCCGCGAGTCACGACGTGCTGCCCTCTGGTGGAAGGGACAGGGACTTGGGTTCCTAGCCCCTTAGTGGGGACCTGGCTCTCTGCCCAGATGGATAAAGCCTTCGGATAGATCCCTACAGAAATGAGTATAACCTGTATTTGGCCACCTACCTAGGCAGAATCTGAAGGTTGGAAAGAGAACTTTGCTCAGTGCTATACAGCCAaagatgaccatgaacttctggtCCCCTTGCCTctaccttgtgagtgctgggattagtgggCACCATCGACTGACCGACATCCCTAGCCTCTGGGATTTATGTTGAAATGGAAGGCTAGATATTCCAGACATCAATGTGCTTGTTTAGGTGAACGCTCAGGAAGAGTTGCAGATATAAACCAGAAATCTTTTTGGTGGGGAGGCTAGAGTTtagctatgtagctcaggctagccttggccTCCCCGGTGCTAgtgttacaggtgtgcaccactgtgccacCTCGATAAAATTTATCCTAAAACTTATGAAAAGACAGATAAAATAATCTTTCCAAGTTGTTGGGCTCATATTgtcccagcagttaagagcacttgctgctcttcaaagGTGACTCtggaggatctgagtttaattACCCGTATCCAGCCTgggtagctcacaatcaccttACCTCCAGCTTCAGGAGGCCTGGCATGCTCTTCCGGCCAATGTGGGTGCCcagacactcacacaggcacaaacataaaaactaaaaaaaaaaaaaaaattaggacagGTCa
This genomic window contains:
- the Pop7 gene encoding ribonuclease P protein subunit p20, producing the protein MAENREPRGAIEAELDPVEYTLRKRLPHRLPRRPNDIYVNMKTDFKAQLARCQKLLDGGSRGQNACAEIYIHGLGLAINRAINIALQLQAGSFGSLQVAANTSTVELVDELEPETDSREPLTRIRNNSAIHIRVFRVTPK